Proteins from one Clostridium cellulovorans 743B genomic window:
- a CDS encoding exodeoxyribonuclease III: protein MKLISWNVNGIRACVEKGFLDFFKSVDADIFCLQETKLQQGQIDLDLEGYEQYWNYAEKKGYSGTAVFTKEKPLSASYGLNIEEHDKEGRVITLEYDDFYLVTVYTPNSKEELARLEYRMEWEDAFRAYLKKLEKNKPVIVCGDLNVAHKEIDLKNPKTNRKNPGFSDEERAKFSELLASGFIDTYRYFYPDKEGAYSWWSYRFNARTKNAGWRIDYFVISEELKDKLVSAEIHNEILGSDHCPVELVIKRMV from the coding sequence TTGAAACTAATATCTTGGAATGTAAATGGAATTAGAGCCTGTGTGGAAAAAGGTTTCTTAGATTTCTTTAAATCTGTAGATGCAGATATATTTTGTTTACAAGAGACTAAACTTCAACAAGGTCAGATAGATTTAGATTTAGAAGGTTATGAACAATATTGGAATTATGCAGAGAAAAAAGGTTACTCTGGAACAGCAGTGTTTACAAAGGAAAAACCTTTATCTGCATCATACGGACTTAATATAGAAGAACATGATAAAGAGGGAAGAGTTATTACTTTAGAGTATGATGATTTTTATCTTGTGACAGTATATACTCCTAATTCAAAAGAAGAATTAGCGAGACTTGAATATAGAATGGAATGGGAAGATGCCTTTAGAGCATATTTAAAGAAACTTGAGAAAAACAAACCTGTGATAGTTTGTGGGGATTTAAATGTAGCGCACAAAGAAATAGACTTAAAAAATCCAAAGACAAATAGAAAAAATCCTGGCTTTAGTGATGAGGAGAGGGCGAAATTTTCGGAACTTTTAGCTTCAGGATTTATAGATACATATCGTTACTTTTACCCAGATAAAGAAGGGGCATATTCTTGGTGGTCATATAGATTTAATGCTAGAACTAAGAATGCAGGGTGGCGTATAGATTATTTTGTAATATCTGAGGAGCTTAAAGATAAACTTGTTAGTGCAGAAATACATAATGAAATTTTAGGTTCGGATCATTGCCCTGTGGAGCTTGTTATAAAAAGGATGGTTTAG
- a CDS encoding formamidopyrimidine-DNA glycosylase, with amino-acid sequence MLEIPESSVLSTQISEVLRNKKIIGVISNHSPHKFAWFHGDPNEYNKILVDKTIHKATPYGGMIEIKVESSILLFADGVSLKYNAPNEKLPPKHQLLLKFEDSSSVTASVQMYGGIWCFNENSDFKNPYYDIAKDKPSPLCDEFDKNYFFKLINSPDIQKLSTKSFLATEQRIPGLGNGVLQDILWQSKLHPKRKINSLATGDKELLFINIKKVLLEMVELNGRDTEKDLFGNNGGYKTRMSKNTVGSSCPSCDEIIEKANYLGGSIYFCPNCQKL; translated from the coding sequence ATGCTTGAAATTCCAGAGTCTTCAGTACTTTCAACTCAGATTAGCGAAGTATTAAGAAACAAAAAAATTATAGGTGTTATATCTAATCATTCTCCACATAAGTTTGCATGGTTCCATGGTGATCCAAATGAATATAATAAAATACTTGTAGATAAAACTATACATAAAGCTACACCATATGGTGGAATGATAGAGATTAAAGTTGAGTCTTCAATTCTTCTATTTGCTGATGGTGTATCATTAAAATATAATGCTCCTAATGAAAAACTTCCACCCAAGCATCAACTTCTTCTTAAATTTGAGGATTCTTCATCTGTTACTGCATCAGTCCAAATGTACGGTGGTATATGGTGTTTTAATGAAAACAGTGATTTTAAAAATCCTTATTATGATATTGCTAAAGACAAACCATCACCCTTATGTGATGAGTTCGATAAGAATTATTTCTTCAAGTTAATTAATTCTCCAGATATACAAAAATTGAGTACAAAATCCTTTTTAGCTACTGAACAAAGAATCCCTGGACTCGGAAATGGTGTACTTCAAGACATCCTTTGGCAATCAAAACTTCACCCGAAGCGTAAAATTAATTCTTTAGCTACTGGAGATAAAGAACTGTTATTTATAAATATTAAGAAAGTTTTATTAGAGATGGTTGAGTTAAACGGAAGAGATACTGAGAAAGATTTATTTGGAAATAATGGTGGGTATAAAACAAGAATGAGCAAAAATACAGTGGGTTCTTCTTGCCCTTCTTGCGATGAAATAATAGAAAAAGCAAATTACTTAGGTGGTAGCATATACTTCTGTCCTAATTGCCAAAAGCTATAA
- a CDS encoding MBL fold metallo-hydrolase codes for MQELKFIGIGSAFNTKLGNTSAYIKKNSSLILIDCGGTVFHKLREINMFDGIEDIYIFVTHTHLDHVGSLGDVIFYAHYILGQKPKIFFPNKEQIVSFLINVGVTSDMYELNSNDFTKIDDIEFGEINIEFSQNTHVATMPTYGFVMSMDKEAFYYSGDSNDINNVILDRFNNGQIQWLYQDTCGLDYQGNSHLSLKKLSEKIPRELTNRVYCMHLDEHISEEIIRDKGFNVACIS; via the coding sequence ATGCAAGAATTGAAATTCATAGGAATAGGGAGTGCCTTCAATACAAAGCTTGGTAATACAAGTGCCTATATAAAGAAAAATAGTAGTTTGATTCTTATTGATTGCGGTGGTACAGTTTTTCATAAGCTTAGAGAAATAAATATGTTTGATGGGATTGAGGATATATACATATTTGTAACCCACACGCATCTCGATCATGTAGGGAGTCTTGGAGATGTAATATTCTACGCGCATTATATTTTAGGGCAAAAACCCAAAATATTTTTCCCTAATAAGGAGCAAATAGTAAGTTTTTTGATAAATGTTGGTGTAACCAGTGATATGTATGAACTAAATAGTAACGATTTTACTAAGATTGATGATATAGAATTTGGAGAAATTAACATAGAGTTTTCTCAAAATACTCATGTAGCTACAATGCCAACATATGGATTTGTCATGAGTATGGATAAAGAAGCGTTTTATTATAGTGGTGATTCAAATGACATAAACAATGTGATATTAGATAGGTTTAATAATGGACAGATTCAATGGTTATATCAAGATACCTGTGGACTAGATTATCAAGGAAATAGCCACTTATCTTTAAAAAAACTTTCTGAAAAGATCCCGAGAGAATTAACAAATAGAGTTTATTGTATGCATCTTGATGAGCATATATCTGAAGAAATAATAAGAGACAAAGGGTTTAATGTTGCGTGTATATCATGA
- a CDS encoding CBM35 domain-containing protein, which produces MVKGRKKAIGCLAMTAAITASTIQMPLVAANAETTATPVRYEAEKATLTGTEVKTGTIFSNGAGVDGFDTAGDAVTFNVNVEQAGRYNITIGYATPYGQKNNTLVVNGSVISDCVFPASDTVKQLTVNNISLKAGANTIAIVNSWGWMQVDYIDVQLGEARGPLTPVQPNLVNPYASTSTKALMKYLTDNYGSKIITGQQSGGLDEINYIYSLTGKLPAIQGFDILSGDADIEKAKTWASYGGIVELCWHWRAPSGGSDFYTNGTTFDITKAVTPGTAENALILKDIDATAAKLKVLQDAGIPVLWRPLHEASGGWFWWGAKGAEPLKQLYKILFDKLTNEYKLNNLIWVWTSGTDASASTWYPGDAYADIIGVDNYPQTPDHGSFVNSFDTLVALGAKNKLVTMSENGPIPDTDNLQADGAAWSYFSTWSGKFIMDEKENTSDLIKKVYTSDYALTLDEIPSASIYGKAPLPVWAAKPLPTAAPIPEGYTVFEAEKAVLSGLTVDNSNKGYSGTGYVGNFGGATDNLSLNVTVDKGGEYSLIVRHSAPYGSKEYNVLVNGAVVATNKIQESSLFTDSTAVTVKLTAGANTIKIDRGWGWFNVDCLMLKPLNGQVIGGPTTQVIPEGYTAYEAENATLTGVEVGNTTKGFSGTGYVTSITDDTDKVDFKVNVKEGGTYSLLVRHAAPYGDKAYNVLVNGTQAGTNNITESTEFSNSAELKIELKAGDNTITIDRGWGWYELDAIMLKALSTRPELTIPEGYTVYEAEKGTLNGTAVATAMQGFSGTGYVTSFEDDTDNLAMNVNVAAAGTYNLIVRHSAPYGAKEYNVLVNGTAVATNKVAESTYFSDTTPIEIKLNAGDNTITIDRGWGWFNVDLIMVKPVSVVTTYSLGDVNKDGKVNAIDLAFVKKAILNGTTDSMDLTVADMNKDGKINAIDLALLKKKLLS; this is translated from the coding sequence ATGGTAAAAGGAAGAAAGAAGGCTATAGGTTGCTTAGCAATGACAGCAGCAATCACAGCTTCAACAATTCAAATGCCTCTTGTAGCAGCTAATGCAGAAACTACTGCTACACCTGTAAGATACGAAGCAGAAAAAGCAACATTAACTGGCACAGAGGTAAAAACAGGAACTATTTTTTCTAATGGAGCAGGTGTAGATGGCTTCGATACTGCAGGTGATGCTGTTACATTTAATGTAAACGTTGAGCAAGCAGGAAGATATAATATTACAATAGGATATGCAACACCATATGGACAAAAAAATAATACTTTGGTGGTTAATGGTTCAGTAATTTCTGATTGTGTATTTCCAGCATCTGATACGGTTAAACAGTTAACAGTGAACAATATATCTCTAAAAGCTGGAGCAAACACTATAGCTATTGTTAACTCGTGGGGATGGATGCAAGTAGATTATATCGATGTGCAACTTGGTGAAGCCAGAGGCCCATTAACTCCAGTTCAACCAAATTTAGTAAACCCATATGCTAGTACAAGCACGAAAGCATTGATGAAGTATTTGACAGATAACTATGGAAGCAAGATAATAACTGGACAACAATCAGGCGGCTTAGATGAAATAAACTATATCTACAGCCTTACTGGAAAACTTCCAGCTATCCAAGGTTTTGATATATTAAGTGGTGATGCTGATATAGAAAAAGCTAAGACATGGGCTAGTTATGGTGGTATTGTTGAATTATGTTGGCACTGGAGAGCTCCAAGTGGTGGTAGTGATTTCTATACAAATGGGACTACCTTCGATATCACAAAAGCAGTAACTCCAGGTACTGCAGAAAATGCTTTAATTCTTAAAGATATTGATGCAACAGCAGCGAAACTTAAAGTATTACAAGATGCAGGAATTCCTGTGCTTTGGAGACCACTTCATGAAGCATCAGGTGGCTGGTTCTGGTGGGGCGCTAAAGGTGCTGAACCACTTAAACAATTATATAAAATCCTTTTTGATAAATTAACTAATGAATATAAATTAAACAACCTTATATGGGTTTGGACAAGCGGTACTGATGCTTCTGCATCAACTTGGTATCCTGGTGATGCATATGCAGATATTATAGGAGTAGATAACTACCCACAAACTCCAGATCATGGATCTTTCGTCAACAGTTTTGATACGTTAGTAGCATTAGGTGCTAAGAACAAACTTGTAACAATGAGTGAAAATGGACCAATCCCAGATACAGATAATCTTCAAGCTGATGGTGCAGCATGGTCATATTTTTCAACTTGGTCTGGAAAATTTATAATGGATGAAAAAGAGAATACAAGTGATTTAATTAAAAAAGTATATACCAGTGATTATGCTTTAACTTTAGATGAAATTCCTTCAGCAAGTATATATGGAAAAGCTCCATTACCAGTATGGGCAGCAAAGCCATTACCTACAGCAGCTCCAATTCCAGAAGGATACACAGTTTTTGAGGCTGAAAAAGCAGTTTTATCTGGATTAACTGTTGATAACAGTAATAAAGGATATTCAGGAACTGGTTATGTTGGAAACTTTGGTGGTGCAACTGATAACCTTTCACTAAATGTAACTGTAGATAAAGGTGGAGAATATAGTCTTATAGTAAGACATTCAGCACCATACGGAAGTAAAGAATATAATGTTCTTGTAAATGGAGCAGTAGTAGCAACAAATAAAATACAAGAATCAAGCTTATTTACTGATTCAACAGCAGTTACTGTTAAGCTAACAGCAGGAGCTAATACAATTAAAATCGATAGAGGTTGGGGTTGGTTCAATGTTGACTGCCTAATGTTAAAACCTCTAAATGGTCAAGTTATAGGTGGACCAACTACACAAGTAATTCCAGAGGGTTATACAGCATATGAAGCAGAAAATGCTACTTTAACTGGAGTTGAAGTTGGAAACACAACAAAAGGTTTTTCAGGAACAGGTTACGTTACAAGTATCACAGATGACACTGATAAAGTTGATTTTAAGGTAAATGTAAAAGAAGGTGGAACTTATAGTCTTCTTGTAAGACATGCAGCTCCATACGGAGATAAAGCGTATAATGTTCTTGTTAATGGAACACAAGCTGGAACAAATAACATTACTGAATCTACTGAGTTTTCTAATTCTGCAGAATTAAAGATCGAATTAAAAGCAGGAGATAATACTATAACAATTGACAGAGGTTGGGGTTGGTATGAACTTGATGCAATAATGTTAAAAGCATTAAGCACTCGTCCAGAATTAACAATTCCAGAAGGTTATACTGTATATGAAGCAGAGAAAGGTACATTAAACGGAACTGCAGTTGCAACTGCAATGCAAGGATTCTCTGGAACTGGTTATGTAACTAGTTTCGAAGATGATACAGATAATCTTGCTATGAATGTAAATGTAGCAGCTGCTGGAACATATAACCTTATAGTAAGACATTCAGCACCATATGGAGCTAAAGAATATAATGTACTAGTAAATGGTACTGCAGTGGCAACAAATAAAGTTGCAGAAAGCACTTATTTCAGTGATACTACTCCAATTGAAATTAAGTTAAACGCAGGAGACAACACTATAACTATTGACAGAGGTTGGGGTTGGTTCAATGTTGACTTAATTATGGTTAAACCAGTTAGCGTAGTTACTACATATTCATTAGGTGATGTTAATAAAGACGGAAAAGTAAATGCTATAGATTTAGCTTTTGTTAAGAAGGCAATTTTAAATGGTACTACTGATAGTATGGACTTAACAGTAGCAGACATGAACAAAGACGGAAAAATAAATGCTATAGACTTAGCTCTTCTAAAAAAGAAACTTCTTAGCTAA
- a CDS encoding radical SAM/SPASM domain-containing protein has translation MINQPITSVWEITMGCNMRCKHCGSICENPLPDELTTEEALDLCRQLGELGMQYITLSGGEPTTRKDWHLIAKELTKNGVIPNIITNGWLVTEEIAKLAAEAGVGTVAISLDGLEEHHDYMRKPGSFARSSQSLKYLKDAGIATSVITTISTENLLMLGEMKEKFIEMGVSQWQLQIALPMGSFKDRKETTLAPSQIDDVINFAYETMLEDRIAVDLADCLGYFNIKEIKVRQKRAGNENAFWTGCGAGKTSFGILHNGDIVGCTSIREQKYIEGNIRETSLKDIWEKESNFAWNREMSRDKLSGVCKTCTYGDYCHGGCSNTRISIGGDMYAENTHCSYNYAVACEMKKLSDNIDTLKAQAEEYLKESNFEMVLHACERLISKDESEKLLSDYALAAYMTGNYKLCVELNDKILNKDSNHVYGLKGLGLALCKLERIEEGIENLKKASELSPEGYVDPYHDYIVVLFQLGRIEEAKEVLKMAQEKHKACAEGLAEEFKELVLN, from the coding sequence ATGATTAATCAACCTATTACATCAGTATGGGAAATAACAATGGGCTGTAACATGCGTTGTAAGCATTGTGGATCTATTTGTGAAAATCCATTACCAGATGAATTAACAACAGAAGAAGCATTAGATTTATGTAGGCAACTTGGAGAATTAGGTATGCAATACATAACACTTTCTGGTGGTGAACCAACTACTAGAAAGGATTGGCACCTTATTGCAAAGGAACTTACGAAAAATGGAGTTATCCCAAATATAATAACAAATGGATGGTTAGTTACTGAAGAAATAGCAAAGTTAGCAGCTGAAGCTGGTGTTGGAACAGTGGCTATAAGTTTAGATGGGTTAGAAGAGCATCATGATTATATGAGAAAACCAGGTTCTTTTGCTCGATCTTCTCAATCATTAAAGTATTTAAAAGATGCCGGAATAGCTACGTCTGTAATAACTACGATAAGTACAGAAAACTTACTTATGCTAGGAGAAATGAAAGAAAAATTTATTGAAATGGGCGTAAGTCAATGGCAACTACAAATCGCATTACCGATGGGGAGTTTTAAAGATAGAAAAGAAACAACTCTTGCACCTTCTCAAATTGATGATGTTATAAACTTTGCATATGAAACAATGCTAGAAGATAGAATTGCTGTAGACTTAGCAGATTGTTTAGGATATTTCAATATAAAAGAAATAAAGGTTAGACAAAAAAGAGCTGGTAATGAGAATGCTTTTTGGACAGGCTGTGGAGCTGGAAAGACATCATTTGGTATTTTGCATAATGGTGATATCGTAGGCTGTACTTCAATTCGTGAACAAAAATATATAGAAGGAAATATCCGTGAAACTTCTTTAAAAGATATTTGGGAAAAAGAAAGTAACTTTGCATGGAATAGAGAGATGTCTAGAGATAAGTTAAGTGGTGTCTGTAAAACTTGTACTTATGGAGACTATTGTCATGGAGGATGCTCAAACACCCGTATATCTATTGGTGGAGATATGTATGCAGAAAATACCCACTGTTCATATAATTATGCAGTAGCATGTGAGATGAAAAAGTTATCAGATAATATAGATACCCTAAAGGCTCAAGCAGAAGAATATTTAAAGGAATCTAATTTTGAGATGGTGTTACATGCTTGTGAAAGACTTATAAGTAAAGATGAAAGTGAGAAATTATTAAGCGATTATGCTCTAGCTGCATACATGACTGGAAATTATAAACTATGTGTTGAATTAAATGACAAAATTTTAAATAAAGACTCAAATCACGTTTATGGATTAAAAGGATTAGGGTTAGCACTTTGTAAGCTTGAAAGAATAGAGGAAGGTATTGAAAACCTAAAGAAAGCTTCAGAGTTATCTCCAGAAGGCTATGTAGATCCATATCATGACTATATAGTAGTTCTATTCCAATTGGGAAGAATTGAAGAAGCTAAGGAAGTTCTAAAGATGGCTCAAGAAAAGCATAAAGCCTGTGCTGAAGGGCTTGCAGAAGAATTTAAAGAATTAGTCCTAAACTAA
- a CDS encoding glycoside hydrolase family 26 protein produces the protein MKFLSIKKSLSYISALVLTISITSSFTDPVYAVSSTCKTGMFLGYDGGISTTGVSTYSPDIVSLDYCNWNGSTGANMISYSSNSTVKNLGKTISVSCHMPNPKGGNVNTLLSASDFDILANQKIQNITTSSSVMLQTYKAEIDKIAAGLADLGTTVYYRPFHEMNYGWFWWGAQDTTDFKTLWYNLYDYIINYKKLTNVKFVYAPNKGDKAADYYPDSSTVTWIGIDAYSDDPENDSAIQTAYNALINKGKIIGFSEVGPAVGGAYVNSNNQQLKKFDYSLWNNAINNKYTGASYFITWDGAYAPFNNINGSLLFTKSDSSATSSALTKYNFENSNQGWVGNTNVTGPWSVNEWSDKGSYSLKGNITLSSGTKYYLYNPISDNYSGYKTLKARVKVASWGNLGSGLTAKLYVKTGNSYTWYDGGSVIVNTSSTTLTLNLANIINTSQIKEVGVEFIGGSNSSGTSAIYVDNITLE, from the coding sequence ATGAAATTTCTATCAATCAAAAAATCACTTTCATATATTTCAGCATTAGTTCTTACAATTTCAATCACTAGTTCTTTTACAGATCCTGTTTATGCTGTTAGCAGCACTTGCAAAACAGGAATGTTTCTCGGTTATGATGGTGGTATAAGCACCACTGGCGTAAGTACCTACAGCCCAGATATTGTATCTCTTGACTATTGCAATTGGAATGGCTCAACTGGTGCTAACATGATAAGTTATAGTTCTAATAGCACTGTTAAAAACTTAGGAAAGACTATCTCAGTATCTTGTCACATGCCAAATCCAAAAGGCGGAAATGTTAACACCTTATTGTCTGCTTCAGATTTTGATATTTTAGCTAATCAAAAAATACAAAACATTACAACTTCAAGTTCTGTAATGTTACAAACATATAAAGCAGAGATAGATAAGATTGCTGCTGGATTAGCTGATCTAGGTACTACTGTATACTATAGACCATTCCATGAAATGAATTATGGTTGGTTCTGGTGGGGTGCTCAAGACACAACTGATTTCAAAACACTTTGGTACAACTTATATGATTATATTATTAACTACAAAAAACTAACAAATGTTAAATTCGTCTATGCTCCGAATAAAGGAGATAAGGCTGCTGACTATTATCCTGATAGTTCAACAGTAACTTGGATAGGAATCGATGCTTATAGCGATGATCCTGAAAATGATAGCGCAATTCAAACCGCATATAATGCACTTATTAATAAGGGAAAAATCATTGGTTTCAGTGAAGTTGGACCAGCTGTAGGCGGCGCATATGTAAATAGTAATAATCAACAACTTAAAAAATTTGATTATTCTTTATGGAATAATGCTATAAATAATAAATATACTGGAGCTAGCTATTTCATAACTTGGGATGGAGCTTATGCACCTTTTAATAATATAAATGGTTCTTTGCTTTTCACAAAGAGTGATTCTTCAGCTACATCTAGTGCATTAACTAAGTATAACTTCGAAAATAGTAATCAAGGTTGGGTTGGAAATACAAATGTCACTGGTCCATGGTCTGTTAATGAATGGAGTGACAAAGGATCTTATTCGCTGAAAGGAAATATAACACTTTCTAGTGGCACTAAATACTATCTGTATAATCCGATAAGTGATAACTATTCAGGATACAAAACCTTAAAAGCAAGAGTTAAAGTTGCTTCATGGGGTAACTTAGGTTCTGGACTTACTGCAAAATTATATGTAAAAACAGGAAACTCATATACTTGGTATGATGGTGGTTCTGTAATTGTTAACACCAGTTCAACAACTCTAACATTAAATTTGGCAAACATTATAAATACGTCACAAATTAAGGAAGTTGGAGTTGAATTTATCGGTGGTTCAAATTCTTCAGGAACATCGGCAATATACGTGGACAATATAACTTTGGAATAA